One region of Hevea brasiliensis isolate MT/VB/25A 57/8 unplaced genomic scaffold, ASM3005281v1 Scaf463, whole genome shotgun sequence genomic DNA includes:
- the LOC131177422 gene encoding uncharacterized protein LOC131177422: METVTAPTKNPKMTDTNNVELNSSFLFHNGFNPSFQISDIEMIAIQPVTYTSLKDLLPVSPPTISSPTHNSSWYEIPIKNPLVKQAALAYLQPMSSPPEVGDKGFFGRLREMCCGEYGCFGWINDVVFKCLRESCWERTDEIEDEDDDDDDKVD, encoded by the coding sequence ATGGAAACAGTTACAGCACCAACCAAAAACCCCAAGATGACGGACACTAATAATGTCGAATTGAACTCCAGCTTTCTCTTCCACAACGGCTTCAATCCTTCTTTTCAAATTTCCGATATAGAGATGATAGCCATACAGCCCGTCACCTACACCAGCCTCAAGGACCTATTGCCGGTCTCACCTCCTACGATCTCCTCACCCACCCACAACTCCAGCTGGTACGAGATCCCGATCAAGAACCCGCTCGTTAAGCAGGCGGCTTTGGCTTACTTGCAACCGATGTCGAGCCCGCCTGAAGTTGGAGATAAAGGGTTTTTCGGGAGATTGAGAGAGATGTGTTGTGGCGAATATGGGTGCTTTGGGTGGATAAACGACGTCGTGTTCAAGTGTTTGAGAGAATCGTGTTGGGAGAGAACCGATGAAATTGAGGATGAAGATGATGACGATGATGACAAGGTTGACTGA